The genomic region TACATTGGATTTCGATTAGGAGAGAATTAATATGACTATTCTTTTATTAATGATAGGTGGTGGCACAGGCGCAATCATCAGACTCCTGATTTCGGACCTTTTAAACCAAATAGAAATTAAAGGACTCTCTTTGCCATTCGGTACTTTACTAGTGAATAGTATAGGTTCTTTTGCTATTGGATTACTGAGTGGGCTATTACTTCAACATCAGTTGCTGAATGTTTTTCTGGTGATAGGTGTTCTTGGAGGATTAACTACTTTTTCAACATTACAACTCGAATTATTACAACAAATTAAAGAAAACCGGTATTTCATCTTCATTTTGTATGGATTCTGCCAATATATAGGTTGTTTTCTTTTTTGTTGGGTTGGCTACCACATATAAAAGCTGAGAAAGATTGGCTCGTTTATTTTAGAATTCCAGTCTTTCTCAGCTATTCTTACTTTATTGTCCGTTAAATTCTAGTGGGTTTGGTCCAATACGCTTATCTTTATTCAGTTGATCCAAGCGTTCCATTTGATCTTGCGTCAGCTCAAAGTCAAATACATTTATATTTTCATTAATCCTAGACGGTGTTACTGATTTAGGAATCGTCACAACACCATTTTGTATATTCCATCTAATAATGACTT from Staphylococcus felis harbors:
- the crcB gene encoding fluoride efflux transporter CrcB encodes the protein MTILLLMIGGGTGAIIRLLISDLLNQIEIKGLSLPFGTLLVNSIGSFAIGLLSGLLLQHQLLNVFLVIGVLGGLTTFSTLQLELLQQIKENRYFIFILYGFCQYIGCFLFCWVGYHI